The Ranitomeya variabilis isolate aRanVar5 chromosome 7, aRanVar5.hap1, whole genome shotgun sequence genome includes a window with the following:
- the XPO6 gene encoding exportin-6 isoform X1 — translation MASEEASLRALESLMSEFFHTSTSNDRKREIEAMLNNFAQQLGAWRFCFYFLSSSHNDYVLMYSLSVFENLINKMWLGVPSEEKMEIRGSLPKLLLSQHKALPGFICNKLCKVIVDMGRQDWPMFYHDFFTNILQLIQTPSTTPLGLIMLKTASEELACPREDLSVARKEELRKLLLEQVPTVLGLLTGVLESIWDKHSVTAATPPPSPTASDADDLLSNLVHTPALSKQLSQPPPSLEAESERICALALECLSHLFSWIPLSASITPSLLTTIFHFARLGCDARSRRTHAVNNTNAVTLNGGGSSSPPLPLTLPTSQQNCNRLGVLAMSCINELMCKNCVPLEFQDYLLRVCQQTFYLLQRITRETNAHSVRSRLEELDESYVEKFTDFLRLFVSVHLRRIESNAQFPVVEFLALLFKYTFHQPTHEGYLSCLDIWALFLDYLTNKIRNRLEDRDTIMGRYEDALVLLLTEVLNRIQFRYNQTQLEELDDDTLDDDQQTEWQRYLRHSLEVVAKIMELLPTHAFSTLFAALQENLDVYLGLQRCIVNTGAEQRLNVTAENDCRRLHCSLRDLSSLLQAVGRLAEYFIGDVFEARFNDALTVVERLVKVTLYGSEIKPYNMETAVPTVLKPDLVDVHAQSLAALQAYSHWLARFYSEVQHQNPQQFVSIVSSVMEALPPLISTKVQEKLLLSACHLLVSVATTVRPVFLINIPAVQKVFSRVTDSSAQRLPEEAQVLLCRALSNVLLLPWPNVPEGEQQWAERSSHHANLLNSLTRDYRHLKGTAPPQRKGQLEATKRVICQTLGVLKDIVENISGEGTKSRQICYQSMQESAQLSLALFPAYIHQSDVTEEMLSFFLALFQGLRVQMGAPFTEQIIQTFLNMFTREQLAESILQEGSAGCHVVEKFLKILQVVVQEPGPAFKPFLPSILSLCMEQLYPIIAERPSPDVKAELFELLFQLLHHNWRYFYRASVLASVHREGGDEPMENQAQFIGVMQAFGQSFLQPDIHLFKQNLGYLETLNSKHKLYHKKLFRAMMLPQFVSVLLQVLIHKSHDLLQEEIGIAVYNMASVDFSTFFSAFLPEFLAGCQGLDSGQKNVLARNFKMERDLPSFTQSVHRLVNDLRYYRLCNDSLPPGTVKL, via the exons ATG GCATCCGAGGAGGCCTCGCTCCGGGCCTTGGAGAGTCTTATGAGCGAGTTCTTCCACACCAGCACATCCAATGATCGAAAAAGAGAGATCG AGGCGATGTTGAATAACTTTGCTCAGCAGCTCGGAGCCTGGAGGTTCTGCTTCTACTTCCTGTCCAGCTCGCACAATGACTACGTCCTGATGTACAGTCTCAGCGTATTTGAG AACCTAATCAATAAGATGTGGCTGGGCGTCCCatcggaggagaagatggagatccGCGGCTCGTTGCCGAAGCTTCTCCTAAGCCAACACAAAGCTCTGCCAGGCTTCATCTGTAACAAGCTGTGCAAGGTGATCGTGGACATGGGCCGACAGGACTGGCCCATGTTCTACCATGACTTCTTCACCAACATCCTGCAG CTTATCCAGACCCCAAGCACAACGCCTCTGGGATTGATCATGCTGAAGACGGCATCTGAGGAGCTGGCGTGTCCCCGGGAGGACCTGAGCGTGGCCAGGAAGGAGGAACTTCGCAAACTGCTGCTGGAGCAAGTGCCAACCGTGCTAGGTCTGCTGACAG GAGTTCTTGAAAGTATATGGGATAAGCACAGCGTAACCGCAGCCACTCCTCCACCGTCGCCAACTGCTTCAGATGCCG ATGACCTCCTCAGTAACCTTGTCCACACACCAGCCTTGTCCAAGCAGCTGAGCCAACCACCTCCGAGCCTGGAAGCCGAAAGCGAGCGTATCTGTGCCCTGGCCCTCGAGTGCCTCTCGCATCTCTTCAGTTGGATCCCCCTTTCCGCCAGCATCACCCCCTCGCTGCTCACCACAATCTTTCACTTTGCCCGCCTGGGGTGTGACGCCCGGTCACGAAGGACTCATGCTGTCAACAACACCAATGCCGTCACCCTAAACGGTGGCGGCAGCAGTAGCCCTCCTTTACCATTGACATTGCCCACCTCTCAGCAAAACTGTAACAGACTGGGGGTCTTAGCAATGTCCTGTATTAACGAACTGATGTGTAAGAACTGTGTCCCCCTGGAGTTCCAGGATTACCTGTTACGTGTGTGCCAGCAGACCTTCTACCTCCTGCAGAGGATCACACGGGAGACGAACGCCCACAGTGTGCGCAGCCGGCTGGAGGAGCTGGACGAGAG TTATGTGGAAAAGTTTACGGACTTCCTTCGACTCTTCGTCAGCGTCCACCTGAGGAGGATAGAGTCCAATGCCCAGTTCCCTGTGGTTGAGTTCCTGGCACTACTCTTCAAATACACCTTTCACCAG CCGACACATGAAGGTTACCTCTCGTGTCTCGACATCTGGGCGCTCTTCTTAGACTATCTAACAAACAAGATAAGAAACCGGTTAGAAGACAGAGACACCATTATGGGCAG GTACGAAGATGCCCTGGTGCTGCTGCTCACCGAGGTGCTGAACCGGATCCAGTTCCGCTACAACCAGACGCAATTGGAGGAGTTGGATGACGATACGCTAGATGATGAC CAGCAGACGGAGTGGCAACGATATCTACGTCACAGCTTAGAAGTGGTAGCCAAAATCATGGAATTGCTCCCAACGCATGCCTTCAGTACTCTG TTCGCTGCGCTGCAGGAGAATTTGGACGTCTATCTGGGGCTGCAGCGGTGTATAGTGAACACGGGGGCAG AACAGCGTCTCAATGTGACTGCCGAGAACGACTGTCGCAGGCTGCACTGCTCCTTGCGGGACCTCAGCTCCCTCCTTCAGGCTGTCGGCCGTCTCGCCGAGTACTTCATCGGGGATGTGTTCGAAGCGCGCTTCAACGATGCCCTTACAGTTGTGGAAAG ATTGGTCAAAGTCACGTTATATGGCTCTGAGATCAAACCGTACAATATGGAGACGGCGGTGCCTACAGTGCTGAAGCCGGACCTGGTGGATGT CCATGCCCAGTCCCTGGCAGCGTTGCAGGCCTACTCCCACTGGCTCGCCCGGTTCTACAGCGAGGTGCAGCACCAGAACCCCCAGCAGTTTGTGTCTATCGTCTCCTCAGTGATGGAGGCGCTGCCCCCACTCATCAGCACAAAA GTACAAGAAAAGCTGCTGCTCTCTGCTTGCCATCTGCTGGTCTCTGTGGCCACGACGGTGCGGCCTGTATTCCTCATCAACATTCCTGCCGTCCAGAAGGTGTTCAGCCGCGTGACAGACAGTTCTGCGCAGAGACTTCCAGAGGAG GCTCAGGTGCTGCTGTGTCGCGCCCTGTCTAACGTCCTCCTTCTCCCATGGCCAAATGTCCCAGAGGGCGAGCAACAGTGGGCCGAGCGCTCGAGTCATCATGCCAACCTCCTGAACAGCTTGACCAGAGACTACCGCCATCTGAAGGGTACGGCGCCTCCTCAGAGGAAGGGGCAGCTCGAGGCCA CCAAGCGTGTCATTTGTCAGACCCTGGGTGTGTTGAAGGACATCGTAGAGAACATCTCCGGAGAGGGCACCAAATCTCGGCAGATCTGCTACCAGTCTATGCAGGAGTCGGCTCAGCTCTCCCTGGCTCTTTTCCCAGCATACATTCACCAGTCAG ATGTGACCGAGGAGATGCTCAGCTTTTTCTTGGCCTTATTCCAAGGACTCCGGGTACAAATGGGGGCGCCGTTCACCGAGCAGATCATACAGACCTTCCTCAACATGTTTACCAG GGAGCAGCTGGCAGAAAGCATCCTGCAGGAGGGCAGCGCCGGCTGCCACGTGGTTGAGAAGTTTCTGAAGATCCTCCAGGTTGTGGTCCAGGAACCCGGTCCGGCCTTTAAGCCTTTCCTGCCGAGTATCCTGTCCCTGTGCATGGAGCAGCTCTACCCCATCATCGCAGAG cgtCCGTCCCCCGATGTGAAAGCTGAGCTGTTTGAGCTGCTCTTCCAGCTGCTGCATCACAACTGGAGGTATTTCTACCGAGCCTCTGTTTTAGCCAGTGTCCACCGAGAAGGGGGCGACGAGCCCATGGAGAACCAGGCGCAGTTCATTGGTGTCATGCAG GCATTCGGTCAGTCATTTCTGCAGCCAGATATCCATCTTTTCAAGCAAAACCTTGGCTATCTAGAGACCCTGAACAGCAAACACAAATTGTACCATAAG AAACTGTTCCGGGCCATGATGCTGCCGCAGTTTGTCAGTGTTTTACTTCAGGTTCTTATCCACAAGTCCCATGATCTTCTTCAGGAAGAAATAGGCATCGCTGTCTACAACATGGCATCTGTGGACTTCAGCACTTTCTTCTCTGCCTTCTTACCCGAATTCCTTGCCGGCTGCCAGGGCCTTGATAGCGGTCAGAAGAATGTCCTTGCCCGGAATTTTAAGATGGAAAGG GACCTGCCTTCGTTTACTCAGAGTGTGCACCGCTTGGTGAATGACCTCCGGTATTACCGACTCTGCAACGACAGCCTCCCCCCAGGAACTGTGAAACTGTGA
- the XPO6 gene encoding exportin-6 isoform X2 encodes MASEEASLRALESLMSEFFHTSTSNDRKREIEAMLNNFAQQLGAWRFCFYFLSSSHNDYVLMYSLSVFENLINKMWLGVPSEEKMEIRGSLPKLLLSQHKALPGFICNKLCKVIVDMGRQDWPMFYHDFFTNILQLIQTPSTTPLGLIMLKTASEELACPREDLSVARKEELRKLLLEQVPTVLGLLTGVLESIWDKHSVTAATPPPSPTASDADDLLSNLVHTPALSKQLSQPPPSLEAESERICALALECLSHLFSWIPLSASITPSLLTTIFHFARLGCDARSRRTHAVNNTNAVTLNGGGSSSPPLPLTLPTSQQNCNRLGVLAMSCINELMCKNCVPLEFQDYLLRVCQQTFYLLQRITRETNAHSVRSRLEELDESYVEKFTDFLRLFVSVHLRRIESNAQFPVVEFLALLFKYTFHQPTHEGYLSCLDIWALFLDYLTNKIRNRLEDRDTIMGRYEDALVLLLTEVLNRIQFRYNQTQLEELDDDTLDDDQTEWQRYLRHSLEVVAKIMELLPTHAFSTLFAALQENLDVYLGLQRCIVNTGAEQRLNVTAENDCRRLHCSLRDLSSLLQAVGRLAEYFIGDVFEARFNDALTVVERLVKVTLYGSEIKPYNMETAVPTVLKPDLVDVHAQSLAALQAYSHWLARFYSEVQHQNPQQFVSIVSSVMEALPPLISTKVQEKLLLSACHLLVSVATTVRPVFLINIPAVQKVFSRVTDSSAQRLPEEAQVLLCRALSNVLLLPWPNVPEGEQQWAERSSHHANLLNSLTRDYRHLKGTAPPQRKGQLEATKRVICQTLGVLKDIVENISGEGTKSRQICYQSMQESAQLSLALFPAYIHQSDVTEEMLSFFLALFQGLRVQMGAPFTEQIIQTFLNMFTREQLAESILQEGSAGCHVVEKFLKILQVVVQEPGPAFKPFLPSILSLCMEQLYPIIAERPSPDVKAELFELLFQLLHHNWRYFYRASVLASVHREGGDEPMENQAQFIGVMQAFGQSFLQPDIHLFKQNLGYLETLNSKHKLYHKKLFRAMMLPQFVSVLLQVLIHKSHDLLQEEIGIAVYNMASVDFSTFFSAFLPEFLAGCQGLDSGQKNVLARNFKMERDLPSFTQSVHRLVNDLRYYRLCNDSLPPGTVKL; translated from the exons ATG GCATCCGAGGAGGCCTCGCTCCGGGCCTTGGAGAGTCTTATGAGCGAGTTCTTCCACACCAGCACATCCAATGATCGAAAAAGAGAGATCG AGGCGATGTTGAATAACTTTGCTCAGCAGCTCGGAGCCTGGAGGTTCTGCTTCTACTTCCTGTCCAGCTCGCACAATGACTACGTCCTGATGTACAGTCTCAGCGTATTTGAG AACCTAATCAATAAGATGTGGCTGGGCGTCCCatcggaggagaagatggagatccGCGGCTCGTTGCCGAAGCTTCTCCTAAGCCAACACAAAGCTCTGCCAGGCTTCATCTGTAACAAGCTGTGCAAGGTGATCGTGGACATGGGCCGACAGGACTGGCCCATGTTCTACCATGACTTCTTCACCAACATCCTGCAG CTTATCCAGACCCCAAGCACAACGCCTCTGGGATTGATCATGCTGAAGACGGCATCTGAGGAGCTGGCGTGTCCCCGGGAGGACCTGAGCGTGGCCAGGAAGGAGGAACTTCGCAAACTGCTGCTGGAGCAAGTGCCAACCGTGCTAGGTCTGCTGACAG GAGTTCTTGAAAGTATATGGGATAAGCACAGCGTAACCGCAGCCACTCCTCCACCGTCGCCAACTGCTTCAGATGCCG ATGACCTCCTCAGTAACCTTGTCCACACACCAGCCTTGTCCAAGCAGCTGAGCCAACCACCTCCGAGCCTGGAAGCCGAAAGCGAGCGTATCTGTGCCCTGGCCCTCGAGTGCCTCTCGCATCTCTTCAGTTGGATCCCCCTTTCCGCCAGCATCACCCCCTCGCTGCTCACCACAATCTTTCACTTTGCCCGCCTGGGGTGTGACGCCCGGTCACGAAGGACTCATGCTGTCAACAACACCAATGCCGTCACCCTAAACGGTGGCGGCAGCAGTAGCCCTCCTTTACCATTGACATTGCCCACCTCTCAGCAAAACTGTAACAGACTGGGGGTCTTAGCAATGTCCTGTATTAACGAACTGATGTGTAAGAACTGTGTCCCCCTGGAGTTCCAGGATTACCTGTTACGTGTGTGCCAGCAGACCTTCTACCTCCTGCAGAGGATCACACGGGAGACGAACGCCCACAGTGTGCGCAGCCGGCTGGAGGAGCTGGACGAGAG TTATGTGGAAAAGTTTACGGACTTCCTTCGACTCTTCGTCAGCGTCCACCTGAGGAGGATAGAGTCCAATGCCCAGTTCCCTGTGGTTGAGTTCCTGGCACTACTCTTCAAATACACCTTTCACCAG CCGACACATGAAGGTTACCTCTCGTGTCTCGACATCTGGGCGCTCTTCTTAGACTATCTAACAAACAAGATAAGAAACCGGTTAGAAGACAGAGACACCATTATGGGCAG GTACGAAGATGCCCTGGTGCTGCTGCTCACCGAGGTGCTGAACCGGATCCAGTTCCGCTACAACCAGACGCAATTGGAGGAGTTGGATGACGATACGCTAGATGATGAC CAGACGGAGTGGCAACGATATCTACGTCACAGCTTAGAAGTGGTAGCCAAAATCATGGAATTGCTCCCAACGCATGCCTTCAGTACTCTG TTCGCTGCGCTGCAGGAGAATTTGGACGTCTATCTGGGGCTGCAGCGGTGTATAGTGAACACGGGGGCAG AACAGCGTCTCAATGTGACTGCCGAGAACGACTGTCGCAGGCTGCACTGCTCCTTGCGGGACCTCAGCTCCCTCCTTCAGGCTGTCGGCCGTCTCGCCGAGTACTTCATCGGGGATGTGTTCGAAGCGCGCTTCAACGATGCCCTTACAGTTGTGGAAAG ATTGGTCAAAGTCACGTTATATGGCTCTGAGATCAAACCGTACAATATGGAGACGGCGGTGCCTACAGTGCTGAAGCCGGACCTGGTGGATGT CCATGCCCAGTCCCTGGCAGCGTTGCAGGCCTACTCCCACTGGCTCGCCCGGTTCTACAGCGAGGTGCAGCACCAGAACCCCCAGCAGTTTGTGTCTATCGTCTCCTCAGTGATGGAGGCGCTGCCCCCACTCATCAGCACAAAA GTACAAGAAAAGCTGCTGCTCTCTGCTTGCCATCTGCTGGTCTCTGTGGCCACGACGGTGCGGCCTGTATTCCTCATCAACATTCCTGCCGTCCAGAAGGTGTTCAGCCGCGTGACAGACAGTTCTGCGCAGAGACTTCCAGAGGAG GCTCAGGTGCTGCTGTGTCGCGCCCTGTCTAACGTCCTCCTTCTCCCATGGCCAAATGTCCCAGAGGGCGAGCAACAGTGGGCCGAGCGCTCGAGTCATCATGCCAACCTCCTGAACAGCTTGACCAGAGACTACCGCCATCTGAAGGGTACGGCGCCTCCTCAGAGGAAGGGGCAGCTCGAGGCCA CCAAGCGTGTCATTTGTCAGACCCTGGGTGTGTTGAAGGACATCGTAGAGAACATCTCCGGAGAGGGCACCAAATCTCGGCAGATCTGCTACCAGTCTATGCAGGAGTCGGCTCAGCTCTCCCTGGCTCTTTTCCCAGCATACATTCACCAGTCAG ATGTGACCGAGGAGATGCTCAGCTTTTTCTTGGCCTTATTCCAAGGACTCCGGGTACAAATGGGGGCGCCGTTCACCGAGCAGATCATACAGACCTTCCTCAACATGTTTACCAG GGAGCAGCTGGCAGAAAGCATCCTGCAGGAGGGCAGCGCCGGCTGCCACGTGGTTGAGAAGTTTCTGAAGATCCTCCAGGTTGTGGTCCAGGAACCCGGTCCGGCCTTTAAGCCTTTCCTGCCGAGTATCCTGTCCCTGTGCATGGAGCAGCTCTACCCCATCATCGCAGAG cgtCCGTCCCCCGATGTGAAAGCTGAGCTGTTTGAGCTGCTCTTCCAGCTGCTGCATCACAACTGGAGGTATTTCTACCGAGCCTCTGTTTTAGCCAGTGTCCACCGAGAAGGGGGCGACGAGCCCATGGAGAACCAGGCGCAGTTCATTGGTGTCATGCAG GCATTCGGTCAGTCATTTCTGCAGCCAGATATCCATCTTTTCAAGCAAAACCTTGGCTATCTAGAGACCCTGAACAGCAAACACAAATTGTACCATAAG AAACTGTTCCGGGCCATGATGCTGCCGCAGTTTGTCAGTGTTTTACTTCAGGTTCTTATCCACAAGTCCCATGATCTTCTTCAGGAAGAAATAGGCATCGCTGTCTACAACATGGCATCTGTGGACTTCAGCACTTTCTTCTCTGCCTTCTTACCCGAATTCCTTGCCGGCTGCCAGGGCCTTGATAGCGGTCAGAAGAATGTCCTTGCCCGGAATTTTAAGATGGAAAGG GACCTGCCTTCGTTTACTCAGAGTGTGCACCGCTTGGTGAATGACCTCCGGTATTACCGACTCTGCAACGACAGCCTCCCCCCAGGAACTGTGAAACTGTGA